The genomic interval ATCCGGACCAACCCGCACTATACAATATATATGCAGGGCTGCTGAGTCAGAACGGCGCCAACTCTGAGGCGTTTGACAAACTAACCGAAGGGCTGAAGCAGTTCCCCGAGAACATTGAATTACTCTACAGCCGGGCTTTATTCGCCGAGCCATTGGGAAAACTGGATATTGTGGAACAGGACCTGCTGAAAGTTATCGAGCTGGAGCCAGATAACGCATCGGCCCTGAATGCACTTGGCTATACCTGGGCAGATCATAATATGAAGCTGGACCAGGCCCTCACGATGATAGAAAAGGCACACCAGTTAAACCCTGATGATGCAGCAACCATGGATAGCCTTGGTTGGGTGCACTACAGAATGGGCAACACTGAGCAGGCCATTAAATATCTCTCACAAGCTTTTAGCAAAAGCCCTAATCACGAAATTGCAGCCCACCTGGGCGAAGTACTTTATAAATCAGGTCAGATTGAAGAAGCAGAAAACGTATGGAAAAAAGGATATGAAGACAATCCTGACAGCACCATCCTGAATGACACTGTTCGTCGTATGAAAGGGCATTCATGAACCATATTCATGTGACATTTATGCTGTCTGCACTCCTGTTGCTATCAGGCTGTGCCCATCAGCAAGTTCTGACTGGCGGGGATAAATTTGAATGGAAACAACATTCAGAGCAGGTTAAGAACCTAAAAAGCTGGAATATGGATGGCAAGATGGGCGTCAGACAAGACAGCAAAGGTGCCAGTTTTAACGTGGCCTGGAAACAATATCCGACAGAATTTCAGCTGAGTCTCTCCGGACCACTGGGACAGGGAGCCGTCAGCGTATCCGGTGATCGATATGGGGTCACCATGATCGATAGCGATGGCACCGCGCACAAAGCCCGCTCCCTGGAACAACTTATGGCAGAAAATACAGACTTGATCCTGCCTTTGGCACAACTACCTTACTGGGTAAAGGGTATTGCGGATCCCCACTATCCGGCAACGATCAGCCTGAATGAAAACAACCTCGCAGGGCAACTAGATCAACTGGGCTGGACGGTCAGTTACCTTTCCTACTTCCAACTCACCCCCCCATTACCCCAGAAACTCAAATTTCAACAGGGTGAAAACAGCGGCAAACTGGTCATAAAACGCTGGGAATTCAGCGAAACCGGACGTTGAGCGAATGAATGAACCATTAAAACTGCTAAGCCCGGCCAAGCTGAACTTAATACTGCACATCAATCACCGCCTTGATAATGGATATCATCATCTTCAGACTCTATTCCAGCTTCTGAATTATGGCGATGAAATGTCCTTCTACAGCACAGAATCAGAATGCATCACCCTAACACCGGAGTTTCCTGGACTTCCGCTGGAACAAAACCTGATTTACAAAGCCGCCAGGTTGTTACAACAGCACACCGGTTGTCATTTTGGCTGCAACATTCAAATCACCAAAAAACTGCCTCAAGGTGGCGGCGTTGGCGGTGGCAGTTCCAATGCAGCTACTACACTGGTTGCCTTAAACCATTTATGGCGGACACAACTGAAAGCTGATGAACTGGCAAAACTTGGACTTCAACTCGGTGCCGATGTACCAGTATTTGTACACGGGCACAGTGCCTGGGCCGAAGGCGTAGGCGAAAAACTAATCCCTGTTGACTTGCCACATAAATGGTTTCTGGTAATCAAACCAAACACTCACGTGGCAACAGCGCAAATATTCCGTCATCCGGATTTGACACGAAACACCCCTCTCATCACAATACACACCGCGCTGACCCAGGATGGCCAAAATGACTGTGAAAATCTGGTCCGAAGCCTTTATCCCGAAATAGAGAAAGCTTTTAAACGGCTGGCGCAATACGGAACACCGAAACTGACAGGCACTGGAGCTTGTGTCTACACGGAGTGTTCAAGCAAGGCTGAGGCCGAACAAATTCTGGCGGACATTTCACCGGAGTTTGAAGGCTTTGTTGCCGAAGCGATGAACAAATCTCCGTTGAGCGAGTTGTTGACCCGCTGACACAATCACAACCAAGAAATCTACCGAAATCCATAACTGAGTAATGACGCTATATTCAGATGGCTTTCGCTAGCTTTTTTTTAGTTCCATGCCTTAATGACAGAAACAGGTGAACCGCGTGTCGAAAATGATGATATTTACTGGGAATGCCAATCCCGAACTTGCCCGCAAAGTGACAGAACGTCTGGACATCCCCCTGGGAGATGCGACTGTCAGCAAATTCAGCGATGGAGAGATCGCTATAGAGCTCAATGAAAATGTTCGTGGCGCGGACTGTTTCATCCTTCAATCCACCTGTCAGCCCAGTAATGACAACCTAATGGAACTGTTGTTGCTTGCAGATGCCTTAAGGCGGGCTTCTGCCAGTCGCATTACCGCTGTCGTTCCTTATTTTGGTTATGCTAGACAGGATCGTCGCCCACGTTCTGCACGAGTACCAATTTCTGCCAAAGTCTGTGCGGACATGATGACGGTTATCGGTATCGACCGGATTCTTACGGTTGACCTTCACGCGGATCAGGTTCAGGGCTTCTTTTCTATTCCGGTCGACAACATTTATGGCTCCCCCATCCTTCTCGATGACATCGAG from Gynuella sunshinyii YC6258 carries:
- the ispE gene encoding 4-(cytidine 5'-diphospho)-2-C-methyl-D-erythritol kinase codes for the protein MNEPLKLLSPAKLNLILHINHRLDNGYHHLQTLFQLLNYGDEMSFYSTESECITLTPEFPGLPLEQNLIYKAARLLQQHTGCHFGCNIQITKKLPQGGGVGGGSSNAATTLVALNHLWRTQLKADELAKLGLQLGADVPVFVHGHSAWAEGVGEKLIPVDLPHKWFLVIKPNTHVATAQIFRHPDLTRNTPLITIHTALTQDGQNDCENLVRSLYPEIEKAFKRLAQYGTPKLTGTGACVYTECSSKAEAEQILADISPEFEGFVAEAMNKSPLSELLTR
- the lolB gene encoding lipoprotein insertase outer membrane protein LolB, with product MNHIHVTFMLSALLLLSGCAHQQVLTGGDKFEWKQHSEQVKNLKSWNMDGKMGVRQDSKGASFNVAWKQYPTEFQLSLSGPLGQGAVSVSGDRYGVTMIDSDGTAHKARSLEQLMAENTDLILPLAQLPYWVKGIADPHYPATISLNENNLAGQLDQLGWTVSYLSYFQLTPPLPQKLKFQQGENSGKLVIKRWEFSETGR